In Acropora palmata chromosome 7, jaAcrPala1.3, whole genome shotgun sequence, one genomic interval encodes:
- the LOC141886856 gene encoding uncharacterized protein LOC141886856, whose translation MVKSASLVDWLMFVVCGLHLSNEVLSAYDGQYARYFPQKFNAGVSERGLPRNGILESVQAFSTPTAPTPRVVERRNTSVGSQEKAEKLQPLKSRVALKTSFSLVNNDHPMTSVDSGIQKSTNGPQNLVSYSLDPPNSFPQPTSIPPIDTLSATWPTPMGSIEKEFSDMDVPVTVPPITNEMSNVEAIPGIEGISTVERIPLEFAEESPWERSHATSGSVISSHALHNNTSDTQGVQTNLEKFFLVKKENGAENGRKRKTILGKPQGRKAFFKSRPVASKFERKRERNSNKNNESLAYSKLEKRVFIPPPLPIDPIQPLLKDLLTVEPVSDIAEHIVDFETIKPLEAIDKHLLAIKTHPEIGPIKEHLKTEQLDAIEPIENHQIKAKRK comes from the exons ATGGTAAAATCTGCATCGTTGGTTGATTGGCTTATGTTTGTCGTATGTGGCCTTCACTTATCGAACGAG GTGTTATCTGCCTATGATGGTCAATACGCAAGATATTTTCCCCAAAAGTTCA ATGCAGGTGTGTCAGAACGTGGCCTTCCTCGCAATGGGATCCTGGAAAGCGTACAAGCGTTTTCAACACCGACCGCGCCTACGCCACGCGTGGTCGAACGTAGAAACACGAGCGTTGGCTCCCAAGAGAAAGCAGAAAAGCTGCAGCCGTTAAAATCGAGAGTTGCCTTGAAAACAAGCTTTTCCCTAGTTAATAACGACCATCCCATGACCAGCGTTGATTCAGGAATTCAAAAATCAACCAACGGACCACAAAACCTAGTTTCTTATTCCCTTGATCCCCCTAATAGTTTTCCTCAACCGACGAGTATCCCGCCAATCGATACTTTATCGGCAACGTGGCCGACGCCAATGGGATCGATTGAGAAAGAATTCAGTGACATGGATGTTCCAGTGACGGTACCACCAATCACAAATGAGATGAGTAACGTAGAGGCGATACCAGGAATTGAAGGAATATCAACTGTGGAGCGCATCCCGCTTGAATTTGCAGAGGAATCTCCGTGGGAAAGAAGTCACGCAACGTCTGGGTCTGTTATATCTAGTCACGCACTACACAATAATACAAGTGATACACAAGGTGTCCAAACCAATTTGGAAAAGTTCTTTCttgtgaaaaaggaaaatggagCAGAAAATGGGAGAAAGCGGAAAACTATTCTTGGAAAGCCACAAGGTCGGAAAGCTTTTTTTAAATCGCGTCCTGTGGCTTCtaagtttgaaagaaaacgcGAACGAAATAGCAACAAAAATAACGAATCCCTCGCTTATTCAAAGTTAGAGAAGAGAGTATTCATTCCCCCTCCGTTACCCATCGATCCAATCCAACCGTTACTGAAAGATCTCTTAACCGTGGAGCCAGTGAGTGACATAGCAGAACATATTGTCGACTTTGAAACAATCAAACCACTTGAAGCAATTGATAAACATTTGCTGGCCATAAAAACACATCCCGAGATTGGACCCATCAAAGAACATCTaaaaacagaacaactcgatGCAATAGAGCCGATTGAGAATCATCAAATTAAAGCGAAACGTAAATGA
- the LOC141886855 gene encoding growth hormone secretagogue receptor type 1-like, whose amino-acid sequence MKNLTAIMISSSTTISTIQPTSAANFLANASHNIETHYNNATNASVNIEESEEEIPNRLMIALILQSSILIVFLGNALVLVALACYRNWTTTDVLLFSLSTADLLNSIVGVELITVVKYFLGRPMNKLLCDVFVVAVYSFRTASATTVTGIAMERAILFIYPLKHHILVTTPCTKKIVAGIWLFSIVCGFLPHTGIGHPGFQNGKCFYQLYDLGIEFTILIEIYGALMLLTVFASYIAIKLSGAMFIRRQTQMAGCREKRQRSASEQSAPPVPTESVGAIRRTSAVRNVQRLALMMSIVVMVYFVTWLPFLLHNLYCLIVKKHPSTKVALLTSLISFLHAVVNPPLYGWMSQRYRRGYFFVFKMALSVCGGHRPPRRSLSENHVHYIPTNMIRQLSAAEMAVQGSTLSLPLAGRAPALIKEKKKTN is encoded by the exons ATGAAGAACTTAACGGCAATAATGATTAGCTCCTCGACAACAATTTCAACAATTCAGCCGACTTCAGCGGCAAACTTCCTCGCAAACGCGAGCCACAACATTGAAACTCATTATAACAACGCAACAAACGCTTCAGTTAACATTGAAGAGAGCGAAGAGGAAATACCAAACAGGTTAATGATTGCTTTAATTCTGCAGTCCTCCATTTTAATCGTTTTTCTAGGAAACGCGTTGGTTCTTGTAGCTTTGGCTTGTTACAGAAATTGGACGACAACCGACGTTTTGCTGTTCTCACTTTCTACAGCGGATCTTTTAAACAGCATCGTTGGGGTGGAATTGATAACAGTCGTAAAATATTTTCTGGGGCGCCCAATGAACAAACTACTGTGCGATGTGTTTGTAGTTGCAGTATACAGTTTTCGTACAGCTTCTGCTACTACGGTGACTGGGATAGCCATGGAACGCgcaattttattcatttaccCTTTGAAACACCACATTTTGGTCACAACTCCCTGTACTAAAAAGATCGTGGCTGGAATTTGGCTTTTCTCCATCGTTTGTGGTTTCTTACCACATACTGGGATTGGACATCCGGGgtttcaaaatggcaaatGCTTTTATCAGCTCTACGACTTAGGGATTGAGTTCACCATTTTGATCGAGATTTACGGCGCGTTAATGTTGTTGACGGTTTTTGCGTCGTACATCGCAATCAAGCTGTCGGGAGCAATGTTCATTCGAAGACAAACGCAGATGGCAGGGTGCAGAGAAAAAAGACAACGATCAGCAAGTGAACAAAGTGCGCCGCCCGTGCCCACAGAAAGCGTTGGCGCGATTAGGCGAACGAGCGCTGTGCGTAATGTTCAAAGGCTCGCGCTAATGATGAGCATAGTCGTTATGGTATATTTTGTCACCTGGCTGCCATTTTTG CTTCATAATTTATACTGCTTGATAGTCAAGAAGCATCCGTCAACAAAGGTTGCCTTATTGACAAGTCTCATCTCTTTTCTTCACGCTGTTGTGAATCCACCGCTGTACGGATGGATGAGCCAACGATACAGGCGTGGTTACTTCTTTGTCTTCAAAATGGCGCTGAGTGTTTGCGGAGGACATCGCCCTCCCAGGCGATCGCTCA GCGAAAACCATGTACACTACATCCCCACGAACATGATACGACAGCTGTCGGCTGCAGAGATGGCTGTTCAAGGCAGTACATTATCATTGCCCTTGGCTGGGCGTGCCCCCGCTCTgatcaaagagaaaaaaaagaccaacTAA